The Quercus lobata isolate SW786 chromosome 9, ValleyOak3.0 Primary Assembly, whole genome shotgun sequence region GCCTCAAAATGAAATGCATACCTTCTTTGACTCGTCTGATATAAACATTGTTTTCCGCTCTGTACCCATTATTATCCTGTCTTTTGCAAATTCCAGCTGAGTAGCTGTTAGTTTTTCTGCACCTTCAACAGCAGCTTTGATGGCAGCAATATTAACCAAGTTTGCAAGATCTGGTAAGGAAGAAAATCAGGGAAAGTTAATTGGCAGGACACTCATATATTTCATTAGAAAAAGCCAAAAACAGTTGTTTAACAGATATTTCACAAATTTGCAGAAAGAACTCCTATTTAACAGAATGACAAGAAACTCACCTGCCCCATTGAATCCTGGTGTACCTCGAGCAATCGCTTTGACATCTACATCATCAGACAATGGTTTATCCTGTAGATAGAGCTCCAATATCTCTTGACGACCTTTTACATCTGGATTTGGAACAACAATCTAAACAGGGGTATTTGTCAGTGTTCTCtcaaaaagaagtaaaaaaaaaaaatgtaatggatgaagaaagaaaatttggaaTAGCACTGTAATGGATGAAATTAAGTGATGACCAGAACTTACATGCCTATCAAATCTACCAGGCCTTGTTAAAGCTGGATCAAGAATATCTGGCAAGTTTGTTGCAGCCATCAATATTATGCCCTACAGAAAAAATGTCACACATATTCAGAAACGTATAAAGCAACTCATTAATAACACAACATGTTTATATGTACCTCATTCTGTTCAAAGCCATCCATTTCAACGAGCAATTGATGCAATGTTTTCTTTGTATGGCCTTCCCATTGTTTTCTTGTGGACCCAACAGCATCTATTTCATCGATGAAAATGATACAAGGAGCCTATGAAAGATGGAATAGGCATATGACACAATCAGAAACACACACACTGAAGCAACAAGTATATATTTGCCTCTTAATGTAGCAACTTATCAATCTAGTACCTAAAGCATGTAATATTTGACAGCTAGAACAATAACAGATGCTATAAGGAATATACTAATAACAAAATGCTATAGTGAATATAAATGTGCCACATGGCACACAAAGGTTTCTCCACcaatttaaattactttcaGGTTCCTGTTGTGATTTTAGTTCTTGGTATGTTAAATGTTCCAGTATTATTTACAGAATTATCAGGATGTAGTTTCCAAATTTCTCTCCACATTTTCATGTTGCACAGTTGTGACAACCTTCGATACGAAAAATTGTGATTGAAAAGCTACATCTTTATCTTCCATTTATATATCATGATTTCTAGTATGTTTATAAAATCATCAACCCCAAACATGCCTGCATGCACACTCTCACATTATTGTCACCAAAGAATGCCTCAAAAACCAACACACCTTTTTCTTAGCAGCTTGGAATAAGGATCTTACACGCCGAGCACCAACACCAACAAACCTGCCATATACAAAGTACATCAATTAGCATCCTACCACTCAAGTAATTCCAAGATCCCCAGGCAATACAGTTCACTCCAAAGCATACCCACAGGATCCTATCCTTCAAATCACAAATTTTAATGCAAAGCACAACTAGGGAAAACAGCACATTGTAGTCAAATATACATAATGAATTATCAATACCAAGTATTATCAGTACCACATTTTCAATATCAAAAGAAAGTTGGCAAGGCAACTTTACAGCCAAAAGAGTTTAGTAATATTTAAAGAGTTATAATATACAGATTTAAGGTCATCCCGCTTGAAAGTAAAGTTCTATCATGCCACCCAGCCCAATCATGAAACCACTCAGAGACAGGGCTCCAaccatttttcatattttaggTCTCATGACAAAACTAGGCAGAAAAGAAGATGCACAGTCCTCATATAGTTATATAAGGGGCATGTATTACACAGATGGAAGTTTAACACATGTTGCAAATATGAAGAGAAGCAAGTATCCCTTTCAAAGTAGATGAGAAATTTTCTCAGAAGGGCATGAGATTCTATAAAAAAGATAGTAaggcaaaaaagaagaagaaatgaggTGGACAGCAAAGCCTTGTGcatgaaaaagtgaaatacaGCCCATAAAAGCCCTCCTTTCTCTGGATTACTCATACAAAACAGCATCATGATGCCTCCAAAAGGATAAATTCAATACTTGCCCAGCAGacaaaaaaagtacaaaaggagaaaaatggGAAATCTATTGCCACATCAAATGGTAACAGGcattaattttcataaaaaccaataaaaataacacCAAACATTATTTGATTATCCTCATAATTTGTGCCAATagttcattaaatacaaattgaCAAAGTATAATGTGTTTTataagaaagtttttatttaatatacaACATTTTAAGTTAGCCAAATTTATGTACAGTAAACATTGGCTTACATTTCCTCAAATTCAGATCCAGCTCTATAGAAAAAAGGTACCCCAGCTTCTCCAGCAATAGCCTTCAACAGATAAGGCAAATAGTTATCAGGAAGAATTACAAAATATCACTTAGATTAGATCAAAGGTCTAAATATCAGAAAAATATGAACATAttattgaaatttgtttttgattgaTAAGTCACACATGCACTTGGTGGGTCCTGAACCCATGACCCCACCATCCACAATGCTTTTACAAGAGGAGGttccatttgagctagagctcattggcatgAACATCCTATTGAATATCAAAGAAACCAATAGGCAAAAGGAAGATGTGATGGAAGCCCATACACGCACGAAAATAAGTTAGACATTTACTTTAGTATAAATCCATGTATATAACATAGATGCAGACACCATTACAACAAGGGAACCAAATTAGAGTACTAGATTTCACACACCATTTGGAGCACCCCACCCCCCACctcctctcttcttttattttcatggAAACAAATTCCAACCagtataaacaattaaacatttACTTTTTCTTGTGTGATGTCTGGAAGgcagaaacttaaaaaaaaaaaaaaaaaaaaaaaaaaaaaacagagaactTTAATTCCACCTGGAGTTTAAATGCACACCAATTTTTCATCAATCATCATTTTAGATAACGCATTTTGTAAATTACTGCCTACTTCCATTCACAGCATCcgaaattcactttttttttagataaattaaaTTCACAACTAGTATCTTCATTAAATACATATGCATGGAATCTTACAGTAAAAGCAATAATCTTAAACATCTTAACAAAATGGTAGCTTGCAAACTGTAACACAACACTCAGACAAGATTCTACTGATCATGTGGCCACTCTAACAGACTCTAAGTTCATACACAGATTGGAAAAGGTCTCatcacaaagaaaataaccattTGCAGGATTATAGACACTAAAATCTTACCTTGGCAAGAAGAGTCTTTCCAGTTCCGGGTGCTCCAGTCAAAAGAATTCCCTGCGAATAAGTATGTGTTAGGCTCTGTATTATGAAATTAATCAAGCAAAGATAAACAGAAAAATGCAAGTTACAGATAGATGAAATCAGAAAGATATTACCACTCTTCATGCCAGAGAAGGTGAAGAATGACTACAGAATCAAAGGTTGTAGTTGAAGTAATTAATCTCAAACATTCCACACTCtagcatataaaaaatttcaggttTTCTAATAAAACCATAAGCTATTCATATACTTGTGCAATACATGATTCACAAAACTAAACAGAATCAACGTGTTACACTTTATACACAGCAAGGAACACCCGAAGCCTTTTGATGAGCATTCTCAATATCTGTAACGTATAGAATTTAATAACAAACCTTTGGCAACTTCCCCCCAAGGCGAGTAAATTTAGATGGGTTTTTTAGGTACTCCACTACTTCCTCAAGCTCCTGCTTTGCATCATCACAACCTTTGACATCTTTAAATGTCTTAACATTCTGCAAGAAAACAAATTGGTCAGGGTGATTAAATAATATGCTTCAAATGCAAGCATACGGCAAGTAAAAGATGCAACTCCCAAGTTCCTTCGAAAATAACTCCCATAAAATATTCAAGAAACCATAATTACAAGAACTGAAGAAACACCTTTATCTAAACTATTATTGGCAATTTTAGGTGATATCACACCCTACCTTtcctttcaactttttttttttttgaaaagtcttTCAACTAAATATAGGAACTAGAACTACACATTAAATTCTCCATTTGTTTCTTAACATGATCtagtaaaaaatttgaaacaaaattttcagtACTTGACCAAATTTTCTACATTTTCTTCTCCATATTCAATGGCTTCTCTCTCCTGtgtaaccccccccccctttttcctctctttccttGGGAAACAGGGGTGGGGACCCAACCTCAAAGAAATACTAAAACAGCCATTCCATGTCAAAGATCACCAATATCAAGAGTACAGATACCAAATATCTACCTTCTCTGGCGTAACTTCTTTATTTAACTCCTTCGGGGAGTAGGAAGAACTAGAGCCAACACCTGATGTTCCTATCCCACCCAAGCTCCCAACATATTTTTGAAGTGCAGCAGCACCCAGTATCCTGAAAAGAAAATCATGTTTGGAGTGAGTACAACTCAAGTATACAGACAAGCACTAACTACTAGatactctgtgtgtgtgtgaagagagagagagagacttgagGAACAGAAGGTTCATACCATACTAATCCAAGAGCTATAGTAAATAAGATAGTTGAGATAAGCTCTTGCGTAAAACGTGATTTGTTTGAGACTTTAGGTTCAACCTAGTAGGAAAAACAACTCTTATTAAgttgaatttataattaaaagaagaaaaaaagtcagCAAGTATATAATAAATCTCAGACTTTGGCTTTAGTCTCAAATTTGACCCTGAAGTGTCAATTGCATCAGTATCAACCTCATAGTTTCAAATCGTTTCAATCTGGTGAGTCTCAtgttaactaaaaataatgGAAGACCACATAAGTTGTACTTGGGACCTATTAGAGCACCACAAAAACACTCCATGTAAATTGAAGTTGGTATTTTGAAGCCGAATGAGCTCACAAATATATCGGTGAGTACAAATGTCAAGAGTTTTTTACCATTCAAATAGGTATTAAGTGCACCTTATCTGAGTTGTCATTACTTTCACTGAGTTTCCAAATGGAAACAATCTTGGAACTATCAAGTAAACATTGATGCAACTGAATTTTAGGATTTAATCTGAACCAAGGTCAAACTCTAGGGTTTTATGATATAATtaccccccaaaaaagaaaaggaaaaagaatacacacacacacacatatcaatCTTTCAATAGATAATCAAGGTTTATGCTAAAATCAGCCAATGAGGACCATGTCCTGCCAATATGACtcaaaatttttgtataaaatCTTACCATCACAACATGCAATGGTTGCTTCTCAGATATGCCAGGGTTTAGAAAGGAATCGTCCAAGTTGCCTGACGCCCGCTGCTTCAACTCTTGCAACTACATTTATAAAGTTAATCATTAGTTGAATTTCAATTATGAAAGAGACCGGTTTAAGAGTGGAATGAGGATCTAGATCTGCATTGCAAAACATGGattaaaacacacaaaaaaaacatagaacGTTCATTTGAGTAGTCTCAAATACAAGATTTGGTATCTCAAAACTCATGTACCATAGTAATTAGCTAATATTGACATTGCAGAATAATCCAAAAATTTCCTTCATTTCTCTTGCATTAACattataaaaattcttttttttttttataagtatattAACATTATAAAAATTCATAGAACCCATATAATTTTGTAAATGCTAAAAGGTATTTCTTCATGACTGCTCTACGGAACTCATCAACTAAAGAAAAATGTACGGTGGGTTTTTGAAAAGTATTGTGgcagattattattattattattttttttttttttttggataaataaaattttcagcTTTAACATACGACTCTATTGTATTACTGTTATGTTTGTGATGGGCTGGCGAATATATTTTATACAGATACAAATATTTTcgattatttattaattaaccaTTGTAAGCTAAATGTGTGCATTTCATAAACATCAACTATATCCATTTGATATATGAGATCaagcaaaataagttttttttttttttaattggtaagttacTTACGCACCCAATGgatcttgaacccatgacctcatcCTCCACCTAGAAATTATAAGGAGAGGAGGTGCTAGTTGAGCCAGAGCTCATTGGCAGTAAGTTTTACATTATCATAGGCTCACACACACATAGTTGGTATTAGaccattttataattttcattatcTTTGTTCTTAGTGATACACTATTTGGTTATATGTTACATCAAATGCATATTACTCCACATATACATAAAATGATTGAATGCTATGTTGCAACTtcctaatttattttccatgaTGTTGAACATTTCAGTAAGATGAGTTCATTATTTTCAATGCAGAATGTAATATAGGGTGATAAATTATGTGATACCAATCTCCTAACTTCTAAATTATATTAGAAGACACACATATAACTATATAGAATATTTATGCACCCATTTCTTTGCTCGCAACATGCACAACATATTGTTtccacacacacatgtatatatgTATCCATGCATGTGTATATGAGTGTTTGAATATCCATATGCCAAATGCATTTCTACCATGTATCTCAATGTATTCTTTGATTTCAAGACATACCACATATATGGACCCTTAGAATAATATGAGATAagatacaaaaaaagaaaaaataattaataattaaactcaattaaattttaaaaccatTACTGGCAAGATTCAAACAAGACAAGATACAACCAACCAAAGACAAACTATCTAGGaacaaccaaataccaaaacaTGACAATTGGAACATTAGCCCAAGGGTAGTCACACACATGCAGCATGAAAGGATAgagaggggggagggggagaAAAAGAACGGGCTTGATACCAATGTAGGAAGACTAGAAGGCTTTCCAGTCTCCTCATCTGGAAGATATTCGGTGATGGCATTGGTGACGACAAGAGCTCGAAGATATTCTGCAACTCCTCTACTGTCTATTGCATGATCCCTTTGTTCAAAACGCTTAATGACTGATTCTGGACTGATAAATGAGAAGGaataataacttaaaagaagagagaaaaaaaaaaagccataatatagaaagaaaaaaaaaatgtatttgtcTTGCTCCTTGGAACTATAATTACACCTCCACTGATCGTGGCAGTACTTAAACAAAGAGGAAATTTACCCTTCTTGTGTGTACACTTTTGGGGGGGggtaaaagtttttttttattggtaagctACACATGCACCCAAAGGGTTTTTAAcacatgacctcaccctccacctagcATTTGTAAGGGGAGGAGGTGTCacttgagctagagctcattggcaaaaTCTAGAATAAAATAGACATCCCTGGGAAGGATCATATTGGATTACAAAATCTTTAATTTAGCTGATTTACTAATATCATGCACACATCCGTGCTGTGTGTATactcattttcttctctctctctctatcccccccccccctaattCTTAGAAATCAagtgaaaaagataaaacatacAAGCATAAAGCTGAATCAAATACAATTAACATTTTGAACCCCACACCTATTATTTTTCCCAACAAACATGGACACACAGATGTATGTCATACTTGAACAAAATCTTTCATTCtccaaaaaccaaacaacaacaacaaaaactaagccttagtcccaaaattctGGGGTTAGCTATGGATCGTCAACAGACTAACCAAGGTTAACCACACGTATTTTATTCCACCTTCCTATTCTATCTGAAATTGTACTCTTTGTTACCTCATAACTGACATGTCATTTCCTACAACcattattaatttcattttctacCACAAAGAAAGAAACCCGTCTTCTTGGCGCATTCACTCCCTAAATGATTTTTCAAGGGAAGACGACAGAACAAAGACCCCTCAAAGTATATATTGTTGCAAAGTCTAGAATAGTATCTCCTGATTCATTCCTTACTCCATATCACTGGCCACCATGAACTCTTTCAAAAACACCATCTATTTTTTCTGACATGACCACTCAAGTCTCCTCCAACAAATCAATTCATCCATGTCCTCCCAAAACTTTTACTTAATAGATTCTTCCAACCCTATTTAAGGAGAATATGCACTATGTTGATCGTCTCTTCTCTTAAAACAAAGTTTATTAATGTAATGTTGTCCCCTATCCTCCTAACcttaactactttttttttaaatttaaattttatctatGATTTTCCTTTGTTATTAGTAATCCTAGTCTAGGAATGGATTAATTAGAGTCCTAGTCCTTCTAGGAAAGGATTTACCAATAACCTATATAAATACTTTAGCGTAGTCAATAAGATTGATGGTGGgatttacttatcaaaagaaaaaaaaaaaattgatggtaGGATTGATTTCCTACCAAAGTGTAATTGCTTAGAAAAACCTAAGTGTGACTGACTGACTGTCTAgtgtttatctttctttatttcttgttctATTCATTGTTCAAAACCAAGCAGCCATCAAACATGTTTCAAATTCCATCTTTTCATTACACCCTTAAACATCAAAAAGAACCCTTCAAGAATTCATCCATAACTCTAATTTAGCGCTGAATTCCTAAACATCCTACATCAAAATTGGTATCACAGGCCATTCAAGCTTCAGTCCTACATCAATTCTCTAGTTAATCCTTGCCCATTTTTCACTGCACATCCCAAACCACAATTCCATTCCCTTCccaacattttccaaaaagtaAACAAATGATGACACGCTAAATAATAACACAAGACTGAATGACCTTACCTGTGCTTATTGAGCTCAGCCAGCAGAGCACTTTGCTTTGCCGGGTCTTTGGGATTTGCATCAGCTTCTGCAATCAACTTCTCCAACCGCTTTTCCTGCTTCCAAAAGGGCCACCAACTTAACCAATCCCACTTCATCATCTTCTCAAAACAATTTCTCGCCTTCACCCACATCCCCATCAACAACACCACCAATGGTATTTTACTCTTTATCAAATTCCCACTCTTCCCCTCCTCACTTTCACTCAAATTCCCACCTTTTCCTTCACTTTCCTCCACTTTCTCGCTCTTTCCCTCACTACCCACTTCCCCATTCTCCAAACCCACCTCCCCAAACTCACTCTTCATCTCAATTTCATCAACTTTCGAATGCCCAGACTCAGAAACCGAACTATTCCCATTGAAACTCGCGCTCTCGCAATCAAAATCCACGGAATTTGAATCTTTGGAATCAGAAACCGAACTCGCATCCGAAAAATCCAACCTTTCGGAATCGAAACTCGCACTTTCGGGACGCAATGTGCAAGGAACAACAACACTAATAGTCCGGGGACAAAATCGAGATCTTTGGAAAGTAGGGGAAGTGaaggtagagagagaaagtgggttgaaagagagagaagaagagcaacgcggaagaggaagaggaagatgaaAACGCTTGGAAGAAGATAGAGAATGCGAGGGTTTGCAGCAAAGAAAAGCCTGCAGAGTAGTAGCCACCATTGTTGCTAATGCTAGGGTTTATCAGAATCGCTCTGCTTCAGTTTCACTCTCTCTCGAGCCccagacagagagagagagagagagagagattatgaGAGccacagagagacagagagagacagAACCTTATCTTTGGGTATGAAATTGGCGCCGGCTTTGATTGTGAGTTTGAGAATTGacttgttttttatgttttgtgtgGGAACTGAAATAATAAGACTAGATTTTTTAGTaggtgtttgttttgggtaaaactTAATGTTACTTGCTGGTGtttgttttgttcttgttgcccaagaattctaaaaaagaaaatcacaatttttgtcTCTTCTAACCACAGCAAATCGTAGTCTAACACATATGATAATTGTGAATGGTAATTaggagtttttttatttatttatttatttttttagatatgatataattttaacCTTTAAATTTGTCCATGATGATTActtttatcatcaaacaaaGTTATCAATTGGAtaaatatgatataattttagCCTATGacaatattaattgatttttttaatgtaggTAGGATATAATGAATTCACTTAttaagacaaaaaagaaaaaagaaaaaaaaaagacatgtttATCTCATGACCTTGTGATATATCCAATGTTGTCAATTCCGTATCGTATCAGCCGGTAcggccggaatataccgtaccggccagTAATCCGGTACGCTCGACCCCCctgtttcgtaccggaaaaaatatCTTCCATACCagccaatttcgggcaataccggccggtacagaaaaaatttttttttttttttttttaagttttgtaatttttgaatttttgttaggaaagaatggtaacttatttgcattaacttattagtattacttgttttcttagtatgcaatggtaacttttaagttttctattttatttttttatttttttcccttttaattgatactaaagtttaaaactatgaataattagttctgaattgaggaaatattttatgataaacttttatatttattaatatatatatatatatatatatatacaaacacatacatacatacatatatatatatttatttatttataaatataaaaaatagcagtaaacccgaaacggtacaccggtattgaccggtatccgaaatatatcgtaccggtggccaaaccggtacggcctccggtacAGTATTGACATCCTTGGATATATCCCTAATCTTTTTTTTAGATGTTGGTATATTAAGGCACACTATTGCGTGTCTTATAGTCAAGAGTTTCAATGCTATTATACTAATCCTTCATTAATTTGGATTCTAATCCCATTTCACTActtaaaacaaagaagaagaaaaaagcacCCTGTTGTGTGCCTGAATATATTTCCTTTGTTCTTAATCCTTTCCATAGTACTACATATCTTAAACACGACTCACGTATAGAggttaagtttaaattatacatggccaaaaaaaaaaagttttaaattacaTACGCCAAAAGTTTTATGGTTTACTAGCAATACAATTCTCCTTTATAAAgactaataataaataaagagaacatATAAGTTCAAATCATtgcttttagagagagagagagatacaaaTAATGTTATTCTTCACGGATAAGTTTTTCAAATTCACTGTTGAATTACAATGCCTCATTTTATTCTTGCTTTGTATAAATGTCTCATTTATAGatgattatattatattttcatatatattataaatatatgaacATATggattaaaaagtaaataatattctATTGATATAACATAC contains the following coding sequences:
- the LOC115960164 gene encoding ATP-dependent zinc metalloprotease FTSH 11, chloroplastic/mitochondrial, whose amino-acid sequence is MVATTLQAFLCCKPSHSLSSSKRFHLPLPLPRCSSSLSFNPLSLSTFTSPTFQRSRFCPRTISVVVPCTLRPESASFDSERLDFSDASSVSDSKDSNSVDFDCESASFNGNSSVSESGHSKVDEIEMKSEFGEVGLENGEVGSEGKSEKVEESEGKGGNLSESEEGKSGNLIKSKIPLVVLLMGMWVKARNCFEKMMKWDWLSWWPFWKQEKRLEKLIAEADANPKDPAKQSALLAELNKHSPESVIKRFEQRDHAIDSRGVAEYLRALVVTNAITEYLPDEETGKPSSLPTLLQELKQRASGNLDDSFLNPGISEKQPLHVVMVEPKVSNKSRFTQELISTILFTIALGLVWILGAAALQKYVGSLGGIGTSGVGSSSSYSPKELNKEVTPEKNVKTFKDVKGCDDAKQELEEVVEYLKNPSKFTRLGGKLPKGILLTGAPGTGKTLLAKAIAGEAGVPFFYRAGSEFEEMFVGVGARRVRSLFQAAKKKAPCIIFIDEIDAVGSTRKQWEGHTKKTLHQLLVEMDGFEQNEGIILMAATNLPDILDPALTRPGRFDRHIVVPNPDVKGRQEILELYLQDKPLSDDVDVKAIARGTPGFNGADLANLVNIAAIKAAVEGAEKLTATQLEFAKDRIIMGTERKTMFISDESKKLTAYHESGHAIVAFNTEGAHPIHKATIMPRGSALGMVTQLPSSDETSVSKKQLLARLDVCMGGRVAEELIFGQDHVTTGASSDLQTATELAHYMVSSCGMSDTIGPVHIKDRPSSEMQSRVDAEVVKLLREAYDRVKALLKKHEKALHALANALLEYETLSAEEIKRILLPFREGRLPEQQEVQEEEADLVLV